The Lacipirellula parvula genome window below encodes:
- a CDS encoding HpcH/HpaI aldolase family protein, producing the protein MKINGIKQRLAKNEPSFLTTLHLFDPAVYEMASMIGVDGIWMDMEHRTFSMETAQLLLTATRAGGDADVLLRVSRGEMSSVTRALECGAQGVIYPRCESPEEAREVVRNAKFAPLGQRGCDGWNRDAPFGTMPLNDYIAAANEQTLVVIQIESPAALELAPEIAKVDGVDVLMFGPGDYSVLAGVPGQMRSSAVLNASRRVCEAALSAGKHFAQPAGSLEAAEELMAMGGRIIFHDADILMVNRGLRAMQEMFKPYRSDSAKAPTPAVAKRPYE; encoded by the coding sequence ATGAAGATCAACGGCATCAAACAGCGTTTGGCGAAGAATGAACCGAGCTTCCTGACGACGCTCCACTTGTTTGATCCTGCCGTTTACGAAATGGCCAGCATGATCGGCGTCGACGGCATTTGGATGGATATGGAACATCGCACGTTCAGCATGGAAACGGCCCAGCTGCTGCTGACCGCCACCCGTGCGGGCGGCGACGCCGACGTGCTTCTCAGAGTCTCTCGCGGCGAAATGTCGAGCGTCACCCGCGCTCTCGAATGCGGCGCTCAAGGCGTCATTTATCCCCGTTGCGAAAGCCCCGAAGAAGCTCGCGAAGTCGTCCGCAACGCCAAGTTCGCTCCGCTCGGCCAGCGCGGTTGCGACGGCTGGAACCGCGATGCGCCGTTCGGCACGATGCCGCTTAACGACTACATTGCGGCTGCCAATGAACAGACGCTCGTCGTGATCCAAATCGAGTCGCCCGCGGCCCTCGAGCTCGCTCCGGAGATCGCCAAGGTCGACGGCGTCGACGTCTTGATGTTCGGCCCCGGCGATTACAGCGTGCTGGCCGGGGTGCCCGGACAGATGCGCAGCTCGGCCGTTCTCAACGCCAGCCGTCGCGTTTGCGAAGCGGCTCTCAGCGCCGGCAAGCACTTCGCACAGCCCGCCGGCTCGCTGGAAGCGGCCGAAGAGCTGATGGCGATGGGGGGACGGATTATTTTTCACGATGCCGACATCTTGATGGTGAACCGCGGGCTTCGCGCAATGCAGGAAATGTTCAAGCCGTACCGCTCTGATTCGGCTAAGGCTCCAACGCCAGCAGTCGCAAAGCGTCCCTACGAATGA
- a CDS encoding aspartate aminotransferase family protein, with translation MSNVSQLPSRKVSDKSQQILERNSRFIPGGMASVNRRTSQTLAFARGAGAYLWDVDGNRYVDYHAGFAPYILGHNDPDQQAAVNQSFADQLSNFGSGPTEQEGELAELFLQCVPTAERVQFLNSGSEATAQAIRVSRAATGREHVILIQGSYNGNQNVVAANLMDSVEMLGGRQAAGGEYPLNPITAGIPKGEAALLHPVEFNDLEAVENIARRYEIAALITEPVLQNIGIVKPDPGYHAGLRRLADHYGFKLIFDEVKTGFRAALGGYQAVCGVTPDLSTFGKAIANGFPIAALAGKTELMELAMSSDATRRVLIAGTYNAHPVTVSATLACLRKLADPELDVYGYLDRLSERLTDGLAECFDRHGLTATVVRQGSAHSFYFLPEPPRNWWEIISGHNFALDAKLRSLLIERGVYYFPTPTKQGSISFAHTAEDIEFTLQMMDDAIGSLNNA, from the coding sequence ATGAGCAACGTCTCGCAGCTTCCCTCTCGCAAGGTGAGCGACAAGTCTCAGCAGATTTTGGAACGGAACAGCCGCTTCATCCCCGGCGGCATGGCTTCGGTGAATCGCCGCACGAGCCAGACGCTGGCGTTCGCGCGAGGGGCGGGGGCGTATCTGTGGGACGTCGACGGCAATCGGTACGTCGACTACCACGCCGGCTTCGCGCCGTACATCCTCGGGCACAACGATCCCGACCAGCAGGCCGCGGTGAATCAGTCGTTCGCCGATCAGCTGAGCAATTTCGGCTCGGGCCCGACTGAGCAAGAGGGCGAACTCGCCGAGCTGTTCTTGCAATGCGTGCCGACGGCGGAGCGGGTGCAGTTTTTGAACTCCGGTTCCGAAGCGACGGCGCAAGCGATTCGCGTGTCGCGGGCGGCGACGGGACGCGAGCATGTCATTTTGATTCAGGGGAGTTACAACGGGAATCAGAACGTCGTCGCCGCGAACCTGATGGATAGCGTCGAGATGCTCGGCGGACGGCAGGCGGCGGGGGGCGAGTATCCGCTCAATCCGATCACTGCCGGAATTCCGAAGGGGGAAGCGGCGTTGCTCCATCCGGTGGAATTCAATGATCTCGAAGCCGTCGAGAACATTGCGCGGCGTTACGAGATCGCGGCGCTGATCACGGAGCCGGTGCTGCAAAATATTGGCATCGTGAAGCCCGACCCTGGTTACCACGCCGGACTGCGGCGGTTGGCCGATCATTACGGCTTTAAGCTGATCTTCGACGAGGTGAAGACCGGCTTCCGGGCCGCGCTCGGCGGATATCAGGCAGTGTGCGGCGTGACGCCCGATCTGTCGACGTTTGGGAAAGCGATCGCCAATGGTTTCCCGATCGCCGCCCTCGCGGGGAAAACAGAGTTGATGGAGCTTGCAATGAGCAGCGACGCCACGCGGCGGGTGCTCATCGCGGGAACGTACAACGCCCATCCGGTGACCGTTTCGGCGACGCTCGCTTGCTTGCGAAAGCTCGCCGACCCTGAACTCGACGTGTACGGCTACCTCGACCGCTTGTCCGAGCGGCTGACCGACGGATTGGCGGAATGCTTCGACCGCCACGGCCTGACGGCCACGGTGGTGCGGCAAGGGAGCGCTCACTCGTTTTACTTCTTGCCGGAACCGCCGCGCAACTGGTGGGAGATCATCTCCGGCCATAACTTCGCGCTCGACGCCAAGTTGCGTTCGCTGCTGATCGAGCGAGGCGTTTACTACTTCCCGACGCCGACGAAGCAGGGAAGCATCAGCTTCGCCCACACCGCGGAAGACATTGAGTTCACGCTGCAGATGATGGACGACGCCATCGGTTCGCTCAACAACGCCTAA
- a CDS encoding exo-alpha-sialidase has product MLTILSRVSLLIATWLLLQPVSRAEEATPQARLVSVQRIWGEAPHSAFTDLLRWRDEWICGFREGQNHVGSQGAIRILHSKDGEQWTSLSQIKHDTYDLRDASLSVTPEGKLMLVAGAAQVLDGKRQTGSLVYFSTDGANWTQPELISEMGRWMWAVTWHDNVAWGVAYPAPKGMNVSSLLNSSDGVHFKPVVEKFLADSKWPTEARIRFGRDGEALCLHRTDSKRNFAFLGAAVPPYTEWKWKELDRFIGGPNLLQLPSGEWVAAGRIHNPKPVTALVKIDRESGHVTPLLELPSGGDTSYPGLVWHEGLLWMSYYSSHEGKTQIYLAKIELPQEK; this is encoded by the coding sequence ATGCTCACGATACTAAGCCGCGTCTCGCTACTGATTGCGACCTGGCTGTTACTTCAGCCAGTCTCCCGCGCGGAAGAAGCGACTCCACAAGCCCGCCTCGTCTCTGTCCAGCGAATCTGGGGAGAAGCCCCGCACAGTGCATTCACCGACCTGCTCCGCTGGCGCGACGAGTGGATTTGCGGCTTCCGCGAGGGGCAAAATCATGTCGGCAGCCAGGGAGCTATCCGCATCCTTCACTCGAAGGACGGGGAGCAATGGACGTCGCTTTCACAGATCAAGCACGACACATACGACCTGCGCGATGCCAGCCTGTCGGTGACGCCTGAAGGAAAATTAATGCTGGTTGCCGGGGCGGCGCAAGTCCTCGACGGGAAGCGGCAGACTGGCTCGCTAGTCTACTTCTCCACTGACGGCGCCAATTGGACGCAGCCGGAGCTAATCAGCGAGATGGGCCGCTGGATGTGGGCGGTCACTTGGCACGACAACGTGGCTTGGGGCGTCGCCTACCCTGCCCCGAAGGGAATGAACGTGAGCAGCCTGCTCAACAGTTCGGACGGCGTGCATTTTAAACCGGTGGTGGAAAAGTTCCTCGCCGATTCGAAGTGGCCGACCGAGGCGCGAATCCGGTTCGGCCGAGATGGCGAGGCGCTTTGCCTCCACCGCACAGACTCGAAGCGAAATTTTGCGTTCCTGGGCGCGGCGGTTCCCCCCTACACCGAGTGGAAGTGGAAGGAGCTCGACCGGTTCATCGGCGGACCGAACTTGCTGCAGCTTCCCTCGGGCGAATGGGTCGCCGCGGGGCGTATTCACAATCCGAAACCGGTAACGGCGCTCGTAAAGATTGATCGCGAATCGGGCCACGTGACGCCGCTGCTAGAGCTCCCTTCCGGCGGCGACACAAGCTACCCCGGCCTGGTGTGGCACGAGGGGCTGCTGTGGATGAGCTACTACTCGTCGCACGAGGGAAAGACGCAAATCTACTTGGCGAAGATCGAGCTGCCCCAAGAGAAGTGA
- a CDS encoding fumarylacetoacetate hydrolase family protein has product MKLIRFGAPGAERPGVELESGVRKDCSQHFADWNRDFFNADGLARLAQLVEKRADELPNVASTTRLAAPVARPGKVMCIGLNYSDHAAESGMPIPTEPILFLKGSNTVVGPYDDILIPRNSQKTDWEVELGVVIGSDARYLASEEEAERHIAGYCISHDVSEREFQLERGGQWTKGKSCDTFNPLGPYLVTRDAVKAPGSLQMTLSVNAERMQNGSTSTMIFSPTYIVHYLSQFMTLEAGDVITTGTPPGVGLGQKPARYLRAGDVVELAIEGLGAQRQTCRNA; this is encoded by the coding sequence ATGAAACTCATTCGTTTTGGAGCGCCCGGCGCAGAACGCCCCGGCGTTGAACTGGAAAGCGGCGTTCGGAAAGATTGCTCGCAGCACTTCGCCGACTGGAACCGCGATTTCTTCAATGCCGATGGGCTCGCGCGACTTGCTCAGCTTGTCGAGAAACGAGCCGATGAACTGCCGAACGTCGCTTCGACGACGCGGCTCGCCGCTCCGGTCGCTCGGCCAGGCAAGGTGATGTGCATCGGCCTCAATTACTCCGATCACGCCGCAGAGTCGGGCATGCCCATTCCGACCGAGCCCATTCTGTTCCTGAAAGGCTCGAACACCGTCGTCGGCCCGTACGACGACATCCTCATTCCCCGCAATAGCCAGAAGACCGACTGGGAAGTGGAACTCGGCGTCGTCATCGGCTCGGACGCCCGATACCTCGCTTCGGAGGAAGAGGCGGAGCGTCATATCGCCGGCTACTGCATCTCGCACGACGTTTCCGAACGCGAGTTCCAGCTCGAACGGGGAGGGCAGTGGACCAAGGGTAAAAGCTGCGACACGTTCAATCCGCTGGGCCCCTACCTTGTGACGCGCGACGCCGTGAAGGCGCCCGGCTCGCTGCAAATGACGCTCTCCGTCAACGCCGAGCGGATGCAGAACGGCAGCACGAGCACGATGATTTTCTCGCCGACGTATATCGTTCACTACCTGTCGCAGTTCATGACGCTCGAGGCGGGCGACGTCATCACTACCGGCACGCCCCCCGGCGTCGGCCTGGGGCAGAAGCCGGCGCGGTACCTCCGCGCCGGCGACGTCGTCGAGTTGGCGATCGAGGGTCTTGGCGCCCAACGTCAAACCTGCCGCAACGCTTAA
- the hisD gene encoding histidinol dehydrogenase — protein MANYFKTALAQDTCQLDNDVQRKVEAMLGDVAAQGDEAVRRYSRDLDQWEPANFRLSPAEIERCYEEVSDEVQADIRFAQAQIRKFAEAQRSAIRDVEVETLPGVVLGHKNIPVASVGCYVPGGRYPMVASAHMSIVTAKVAGVGRIAATAPPSGGRPHPAIVVAMDMAGADEIYCLGGVQAVAALALGTASIKPVDMIVGPGNAYVAEAKRQLFGRVGIDLLAGPTETLIIADETVDAEICAVDLLGQAEHGPNSPAILLTNSQKLAEETAREVERQLRTLPTGDVAGRAWRDYGQIIVCDSDEEMLRVANEIASEHVQVMTADPEYFLNNMVNYGSLFLGPETNVAYGDKVIGTNHTLPTRKAGRYTGGLWVGKFLKTCTYQRVAPEASAMIGEYCSRLCALEGFMGHKEQADIRVRRYATANAASGASR, from the coding sequence ATGGCGAACTACTTCAAAACAGCGCTTGCGCAAGACACATGCCAGCTCGACAACGATGTTCAGCGAAAAGTCGAGGCAATGCTCGGCGACGTCGCCGCGCAAGGCGATGAGGCGGTGCGGCGGTACTCGCGGGATCTCGATCAGTGGGAGCCAGCCAATTTCCGATTATCGCCCGCCGAAATCGAGCGTTGCTACGAGGAAGTGAGCGACGAAGTCCAAGCAGACATTCGCTTTGCTCAAGCTCAGATCAGAAAATTCGCCGAAGCTCAACGCAGTGCGATTCGCGACGTGGAAGTCGAAACGCTGCCTGGCGTCGTGTTAGGGCATAAAAACATTCCGGTTGCCAGCGTCGGTTGCTACGTCCCCGGGGGACGTTACCCGATGGTCGCCTCGGCTCATATGAGCATCGTAACGGCCAAGGTCGCCGGCGTTGGCCGCATCGCCGCCACGGCGCCTCCCAGCGGCGGACGTCCCCACCCGGCGATCGTCGTGGCAATGGACATGGCGGGCGCCGATGAAATCTATTGCCTCGGCGGCGTTCAAGCTGTTGCCGCGCTCGCCCTCGGCACGGCGTCGATCAAACCGGTCGACATGATCGTCGGCCCCGGCAACGCCTATGTCGCCGAAGCGAAGCGGCAACTGTTCGGCCGCGTCGGCATCGACCTGCTCGCCGGACCTACCGAAACGCTGATCATCGCCGACGAAACGGTCGACGCAGAAATCTGCGCGGTCGACCTGCTTGGTCAGGCGGAGCATGGTCCCAATTCCCCGGCAATTCTATTGACGAACTCCCAAAAGTTGGCGGAGGAAACGGCACGAGAGGTCGAGCGGCAGCTGCGCACGCTGCCCACCGGCGACGTCGCGGGGCGGGCGTGGCGCGACTACGGACAAATCATTGTCTGCGATTCGGACGAAGAAATGCTCCGCGTCGCCAACGAGATCGCTTCCGAGCATGTGCAGGTGATGACCGCCGATCCTGAGTATTTCCTCAATAACATGGTCAATTACGGCTCCTTATTTCTCGGCCCCGAAACGAACGTGGCGTACGGTGACAAGGTGATTGGCACCAATCACACGTTGCCGACGCGAAAAGCGGGACGTTACACTGGCGGACTCTGGGTGGGCAAGTTTCTCAAAACCTGCACCTACCAGCGCGTCGCGCCCGAAGCCTCGGCCATGATCGGCGAGTACTGCTCGCGACTGTGTGCTTTGGAGGGCTTTATGGGCCATAAGGAACAGGCCGACATCCGCGTGCGCCGCTATGCGACGGCGAACGCTGCGTCGGGCGCGTCGCGCTAA
- a CDS encoding amidohydrolase family protein, giving the protein MVVDVHTHAWDYQNHFTAAFRKDALRARAGVEVDLSVRLDDYLANAPADIRALVFGGKAKLSGVWIPDDYVAAFVAQRPDILIGFMSLDPTQPGWEDEMRYGCEELKLRGIKLLPMYAGFRPNDRSLDPLWEYANKHRLPVLLHAGTTFVSQAVLECTLPRHIDDVAIRFPELRIILAHLGHPYEGECIAVIRKHEHVYADVSALYYRPWQLFHSLMLVQEYGVWHKLLLGTDYPFTTVNGTMAGLRGLNDMVRSTSLPRLNEEAIEGLIRRDALRLLALEP; this is encoded by the coding sequence ATGGTTGTCGACGTTCATACCCATGCCTGGGATTACCAGAATCATTTCACCGCGGCGTTTCGCAAGGACGCCCTTCGCGCCCGCGCGGGCGTCGAAGTCGATCTGAGCGTTCGCCTCGACGATTACTTAGCGAATGCCCCTGCCGACATTCGGGCGCTCGTCTTTGGCGGGAAGGCGAAGCTCAGCGGCGTTTGGATTCCCGATGATTACGTCGCGGCTTTCGTTGCGCAGCGGCCTGACATTCTCATTGGGTTTATGAGTCTCGATCCGACGCAGCCGGGCTGGGAAGACGAGATGCGGTACGGCTGCGAGGAACTAAAGCTCCGTGGCATCAAGCTGCTGCCGATGTACGCGGGGTTTCGGCCGAACGATCGCTCGCTCGACCCGCTATGGGAGTACGCGAACAAGCATCGCCTGCCGGTACTGCTGCATGCTGGGACGACGTTTGTCAGCCAGGCGGTGCTGGAGTGCACGTTGCCGCGACACATCGATGACGTGGCGATTCGCTTCCCCGAGCTGCGGATCATCCTCGCCCACTTGGGGCATCCCTACGAAGGGGAATGCATCGCGGTGATTCGCAAGCACGAACATGTCTACGCCGACGTCAGCGCGCTCTACTACCGACCGTGGCAGTTGTTCCACAGCTTGATGCTCGTGCAAGAGTACGGCGTCTGGCACAAGCTGCTGCTAGGAACCGACTACCCGTTCACGACGGTCAACGGCACGATGGCGGGGTTGCGCGGCCTGAACGACATGGTTCGCAGCACGTCGCTCCCCCGCCTCAACGAAGAGGCGATTGAGGGCCTCATTCGTAGGGACGCTTTGCGACTGCTGGCGTTGGAGCCTTAG
- a CDS encoding 3-hydroxyacyl-CoA dehydrogenase family protein, translating into MRDEIVGVAGLGFLGRGIVACLAAFGHRVIAFDRSQELKTETEKYVDQAMRELILRAGFRASLTDEWRSRVTFASTVEELASATFVIESVTEDAAVKSEFFDGLEACIAADVPVATNTSSLPVSTVASQRKHPERFLGMHWAEPAYATRFIELIRSEQTSDEAFARAIALAESCGKEPSMILQDFPAFVANRLGYAMYREALSLLEQGVADAETIDRSFRNSVGLWASFAGPFRWIDLTGGPALYGRTMSNVLPTLDNSPTISPTMQSMMEAGLRGVADRRGFYEYTDDEVKMWEDRFRNSVWKVREWVEEMAKEGAACRRDDAR; encoded by the coding sequence ATGCGAGACGAGATTGTTGGAGTTGCGGGACTTGGCTTTCTGGGACGAGGAATCGTCGCGTGCCTGGCGGCGTTCGGGCATCGCGTCATCGCGTTCGACCGTTCTCAGGAGTTGAAGACCGAGACGGAAAAGTACGTCGATCAAGCGATGCGCGAGCTGATCTTGAGAGCCGGCTTTCGAGCGTCATTAACAGATGAATGGCGGAGCCGCGTCACGTTTGCCAGCACCGTCGAAGAGTTGGCTAGCGCGACGTTCGTCATCGAATCGGTCACGGAAGACGCCGCCGTGAAAAGCGAATTCTTCGATGGCCTGGAGGCGTGCATCGCCGCAGACGTCCCCGTCGCCACGAACACGTCGTCGCTGCCGGTTTCGACGGTGGCAAGCCAGCGAAAGCATCCGGAACGATTTCTCGGCATGCATTGGGCCGAGCCGGCGTACGCGACGCGATTTATTGAATTGATTCGCAGCGAACAGACTTCGGACGAGGCATTCGCACGAGCGATCGCGCTCGCGGAATCATGCGGCAAAGAGCCTTCGATGATTCTGCAAGACTTCCCGGCCTTCGTTGCGAACCGGCTTGGTTACGCAATGTATCGGGAAGCGCTTAGTCTACTCGAGCAAGGCGTCGCCGATGCGGAGACGATCGACCGCTCATTTCGCAACTCCGTCGGCTTGTGGGCCAGCTTCGCCGGACCCTTCCGCTGGATCGACCTTACTGGCGGCCCGGCCCTCTACGGCCGCACAATGTCGAACGTACTGCCAACGCTCGACAACTCGCCAACTATTTCGCCCACGATGCAGTCGATGATGGAGGCGGGCCTCCGCGGCGTGGCGGATCGTCGCGGCTTCTACGAATACACCGACGACGAAGTGAAGATGTGGGAAGATCGGTTCCGTAACTCCGTCTGGAAGGTTCGCGAGTGGGTTGAAGAAATGGCGAAGGAGGGTGCGGCATGTCGACGCGACGACGCACGCTAG
- a CDS encoding Gfo/Idh/MocA family protein, whose protein sequence is MSTRRRTLVVGVGSIGERHVRCFGATNRTTLAICEPNADLRTAVAERYGIGETYASLDDALANDFTAAVVATPAHLHVEQATTLAKRGINVLVEKPLSTVVDGVAELKSSLAERSLLGAVAYSYRANPVMTAMRDAWREIDFGRPLQATVSAGQSFPTYRPAYASTYYRSRATGGGAIQDALTHLINAVEWLLGPATRVAADADRLALTGVDVEDTAHVLARHGDAMALYHLNQHQPANEAAITLVGEKGQLRAEFHRRRVAWLTDVDGAWQETIVDAYNQDDVFRRQADAFLDAIEQGVAPLCSLAEGEATLRTVTAILQSLESQRWEECGN, encoded by the coding sequence ATGTCGACGCGACGACGCACGCTAGTCGTGGGGGTCGGTTCGATCGGCGAACGCCATGTTCGTTGCTTTGGCGCGACCAACCGTACGACGCTGGCCATCTGCGAACCCAACGCCGACCTTAGAACGGCGGTCGCCGAGCGCTACGGGATCGGCGAAACGTACGCATCCTTGGACGACGCCCTGGCAAACGACTTCACCGCCGCCGTCGTGGCGACGCCCGCGCATCTGCATGTGGAGCAGGCGACGACTCTCGCCAAGCGCGGAATCAACGTGCTGGTGGAGAAACCGTTGAGCACGGTGGTCGATGGCGTCGCCGAATTAAAATCATCGCTTGCCGAGCGCAGTTTGCTTGGAGCCGTCGCATATTCCTACCGCGCCAATCCCGTGATGACTGCGATGAGGGACGCTTGGCGAGAGATCGATTTTGGCCGCCCGCTGCAAGCCACCGTGTCGGCGGGCCAGAGCTTTCCGACGTATCGGCCGGCGTACGCCAGTACGTACTACCGTTCGCGCGCGACAGGCGGAGGAGCGATTCAAGACGCGCTAACGCACCTGATCAACGCCGTCGAATGGTTGCTGGGGCCGGCGACGCGCGTTGCCGCCGATGCGGATCGGCTCGCGCTAACCGGCGTAGACGTGGAAGACACGGCCCACGTGCTCGCCAGACATGGCGACGCGATGGCGCTCTACCACCTCAATCAGCATCAACCGGCGAACGAGGCCGCCATCACCCTCGTCGGCGAGAAGGGCCAGCTGCGAGCCGAGTTCCACCGCCGCCGCGTTGCGTGGCTCACCGATGTCGACGGCGCGTGGCAGGAAACGATCGTCGATGCGTACAATCAGGACGACGTCTTCCGACGGCAGGCTGATGCCTTTCTCGACGCCATCGAACAAGGCGTGGCGCCCTTATGCTCGCTTGCCGAAGGCGAAGCAACGCTTCGCACGGTCACGGCTATTCTCCAGTCGCTCGAATCCCAACGCTGGGAAGAGTGCGGCAACTAA
- a CDS encoding dipeptidase, with amino-acid sequence MKLIADSHLDLAWNALLMNRDLTWPIAELNAREAAHRDAPGRGCATTTLPEMRRGAIAICLGTLVAGASSQGSASRFTFASVDVANSVARGQLNYYQRLAARGEIRLIGSGVELADHVARWQAADEATRAALPIGLVVAFEGCDAVTAPAEAADWFKLGLRCASLVHYGHGRYAGGTGTTAPLTDLGRELLAEFTSLGILLDVTHLSDLAFEQTLDAFGGVIFASHQNCRELVPGGRQFSDWQLQQVIARDGVIGVAGDAWMLSAKWPSQASGEAKPSREIVPISTMADHIDHICQLAGNALHAAIGSDLDGGFGTEQTPHQLDTIADLQRLDAILSQRGYSTEDVDRILSGNWIRFLQQHLANVPCGG; translated from the coding sequence ATGAAACTCATTGCCGATAGCCATCTCGATCTGGCGTGGAACGCCCTGTTGATGAACCGCGACCTGACGTGGCCGATCGCGGAGCTCAACGCTCGCGAAGCGGCTCACCGCGACGCCCCTGGCCGCGGCTGTGCGACGACGACGCTTCCCGAAATGCGTCGCGGCGCCATCGCTATTTGCCTCGGCACGCTTGTCGCCGGGGCCTCCTCGCAAGGTAGCGCCTCGCGTTTCACCTTCGCCTCGGTCGACGTCGCCAACTCCGTCGCCCGCGGCCAACTCAACTACTACCAGCGCCTCGCCGCCCGCGGCGAGATTCGCCTCATCGGTTCCGGCGTGGAACTCGCCGATCACGTCGCGCGTTGGCAAGCGGCCGACGAAGCGACTCGCGCTGCGCTGCCGATCGGTCTCGTCGTCGCCTTCGAAGGCTGCGACGCCGTCACCGCTCCCGCAGAAGCGGCCGATTGGTTCAAGCTCGGTCTTCGCTGCGCGAGCCTCGTTCACTACGGTCACGGTCGCTACGCCGGCGGCACCGGCACCACGGCGCCCCTCACCGATCTCGGCCGAGAGCTCCTCGCCGAATTCACCAGCCTCGGTATTCTGCTCGACGTCACTCACCTCAGCGATCTCGCCTTCGAGCAAACGCTCGACGCCTTCGGCGGCGTCATCTTCGCCAGCCACCAAAACTGCCGCGAACTCGTCCCCGGCGGCCGCCAATTTTCCGATTGGCAACTGCAGCAAGTGATCGCTCGCGACGGCGTCATCGGCGTCGCCGGCGACGCCTGGATGCTCTCCGCCAAGTGGCCGTCGCAAGCCTCCGGCGAGGCAAAGCCCTCGCGCGAGATCGTTCCCATTTCGACGATGGCGGATCACATCGATCATATCTGCCAACTCGCCGGGAACGCGCTGCACGCCGCGATCGGCAGCGACCTCGACGGCGGGTTCGGCACCGAGCAGACGCCGCATCAGCTCGATACGATCGCCGATCTGCAGCGGCTCGACGCGATTCTTTCGCAACGCGGTTACTCGACGGAAGACGTTGATCGCATTCTCTCCGGCAACTGGATTCGCTTCTTGCAGCAGCACCTGGCGAACGTGCCGTGCGGCGGCTGA
- a CDS encoding alanine racemase: protein MRALDRLQSVRDDARLATPCLAIDGALVERNIERMATYCASHGLALRPHTKTHKSQRIAQLQLDAGAVGLTVAKPGEARVMAPLGAPILIAYPPITPASLRAIGELAERGDVLVAADSAEAIERLAAAAPGRGRRVGVLVDADVGMHRTGASNPEQCVMLAQLIAASDKLRFDGLFCYPGHIWVKPAEQAAPLQTAGEFVQACIGALAAIGMTPRIVSAGSTPTAFNSHLMPGVTEIRPGTYVFNDMNTVRGGFCGLHDCAVRMIATVVSTAVPGQVVIDAGAKALAADRCIPAPTSGHGFVVEYPEAVVTALSEEHGQIDVSRCERTPRVGERVSVIPNHVCPTINLTDSAWWFDSEGSLQELTIDARGMVR from the coding sequence TTGCGAGCACTGGACCGACTGCAGTCGGTCCGCGACGACGCGCGCTTGGCGACGCCTTGCTTGGCGATCGACGGCGCGCTCGTTGAGCGGAACATCGAGCGCATGGCAACCTATTGCGCGTCGCATGGACTCGCGCTGCGGCCGCATACGAAGACGCACAAGTCGCAGCGGATCGCGCAGCTGCAACTCGACGCAGGCGCTGTGGGACTGACGGTCGCCAAGCCGGGCGAAGCGCGCGTCATGGCGCCGCTCGGTGCGCCGATTCTCATTGCTTACCCGCCAATCACGCCTGCCAGCTTGCGAGCGATTGGCGAACTCGCGGAACGGGGCGACGTGCTCGTCGCGGCTGACTCGGCGGAGGCGATCGAGCGCCTGGCGGCGGCAGCGCCGGGACGCGGGCGACGGGTCGGCGTGCTCGTCGACGCCGACGTCGGCATGCATCGCACCGGCGCGAGCAATCCTGAGCAATGCGTCATGCTCGCGCAGTTGATCGCCGCAAGCGACAAACTGCGGTTCGATGGATTGTTTTGCTATCCCGGCCATATTTGGGTGAAGCCGGCCGAGCAGGCGGCGCCGCTGCAGACCGCCGGCGAGTTCGTGCAGGCATGCATCGGCGCGCTCGCTGCGATCGGCATGACGCCGCGGATCGTTTCGGCCGGGTCAACGCCCACGGCGTTCAACTCGCATTTGATGCCGGGCGTTACCGAGATTCGCCCCGGCACCTACGTGTTCAACGACATGAACACCGTCCGCGGCGGCTTCTGCGGACTGCACGATTGTGCGGTGCGAATGATCGCGACTGTCGTCAGCACGGCCGTGCCGGGGCAGGTGGTAATCGACGCCGGCGCCAAAGCGCTCGCCGCTGATCGCTGCATTCCGGCGCCGACGTCTGGGCATGGCTTCGTCGTCGAGTACCCCGAAGCGGTCGTCACGGCTCTCAGCGAAGAGCATGGCCAAATCGACGTCTCACGGTGCGAACGGACGCCGCGCGTCGGCGAGCGAGTTTCGGTGATTCCTAACCACGTCTGTCCGACGATCAATCTGACGGACTCGGCATGGTGGTTCGATAGTGAAGGTTCTCTCCAAGAATTAACGATAGACGCCCGAGGTATGGTTCGATGA